In Carassius carassius chromosome 46, fCarCar2.1, whole genome shotgun sequence, the following proteins share a genomic window:
- the LOC132129135 gene encoding immunoglobulin superfamily member 21-like has product MSIITLSLLLCADLLDFVIGYLTVTIEPLPPVVMGDTVTLKCNFRTDGNLREIVWFRVMEGGTSKQKIFTYDAMYNTNFSHMEDFLRREDLVYQSTVRLPEVQMEDDGPYECHVGIYDRASREKVVLGSGSITLNVMSPPKSISVEAANQPARFSRYEAQNFTLVCIVTGGKPAPVVYFKRDGELIEVHPFMSTEKVESRGLLSAMDNQPLISRELDDTKVQKSLSFLGPYSEPVHLDKDRPQRSYISGAPGQEDPSPTTEVIPETVISREFPRWVLSSSPLYYFNHTQSELHDGTMEVQAMLTWHLNPQLDNEALFTCEVKHPALSMPMKAEVTLSAPKGPKLSVAPSRAKVGDTVHIKVEGFHMGPKVNKVFPEPLFTWTRVGGPLLDGSEERFGKVLALERVPAELNGSMYRCTVQNPLGSTNTHTRLIVFENPRIKKETRHLNFGDSAGDLLGPSLMMLLLLTLTVELT; this is encoded by the exons ATGAGTATAATTACTTTATCTTTGCTCCTGTGTGCTGACCTACTGGACTTCGTTATAG GTTATTTAACAGTCACCATTGAGCCTCTCCCTCCCGTGGTTATGGGGGACACAGTGACTTTGAAGTGCAATTTCAGGACGGATGGCAACTTACGAGAGATTGTGTGGTTTCGG GTGATGGAAGGTGGAACGTCAAAACAGAAAATTTTTACCTACGACGCCATGTACAACACCAATTTCTCTCACATGGAGGACTTCCTCAGACGAGAGGACCTTGTTTACCAGTCAACTGTCAG GCTCCCTGAGGTTCAGATGGAAGATGATGGACCATATGAATGCCATGTGGGGATCTATGACAGGGCATCTAGAGAGAAGGTGGTCTTGGGATCTGGGAGTATCACTCTTAATGTCATGT CTCCACCAAAATCAATATCTGTTGAGGCGGCAAATCAGCCAGCTCGATTCAGTCGCTACGAGGCTCAAAACTTCACACTTGTTTGCATTGTAACTGGAGGAAAACCTGCCCCCGTG GTGTACTTCAAGAGGGATGGAGAACTTATTGAAGTGCATCCTTTCATGTCCACTGAGAAAGTTGAAAGCAGAGGCTTGCTCTCTGCCATGGATAACCAGCCGCTTATCAGTCGAGAACTGGATGATACAAAAGTGCAGAAGTCTCTTTCTTTCCTGGGCCCTTACAGCGAGCCGGTGCACCTTGATAAGGACCGGCCACAGCGCAGCTACATATCTGGAGCCCCTGGTCAGGAGGACCCCAGTCCCACCACAGAGGTCATCCCAGAGACTGTGATCAGCCGAGAGTTCCCCCGCTGGGTGCTGAGCTCAAGCCCACTGTACTATTTTAACCATACACAGTCTGAGCTGCATGACGGTACTATGGAGGTCCAAGCTATGCTGACCTGGCACCTGAACCCACAACTGGACAATGAGGCTCTGTTCACCTGTGAAGTCAAGCACCCGGCTCTTTCCATGCCCATGAAGGCAGAGGTTACACTCT CTGCTCCAAAAGGCCCAAAACTCTCTGTTGCCCCAAGCAGAGCGAAAGTGGGAGACACGGTTCACATCAAAGTGGAGGGATTCCACATGGGGCCCAAAGTG AATAAAGTGTTTCCAGAGCCTCTGTTCACATGGACACGTGTGGGAGGACCTCTGCTGGATGGAAGTGAAGAGAGATTTGGGAAAGTACTGGCTCTGGAGCGAGTCCCAGCTGAGCTCAACGGATCCATGTATCGCTGCACGGTCCAAAACCCTTTGGGATCTACCAACACTCACACCCGCCTCATAGTATTTG aaAATCCCAGGATCAAGAAGGAGACTAGACATCTGAACT TTGGGGATTCTGCTGGAGACTTGCTTGGACCCTCGTTGATGATGCTGCTGTTGTTAACATTGACTGTGGAGTTAACATGA